Proteins from one Phoenix dactylifera cultivar Barhee BC4 unplaced genomic scaffold, palm_55x_up_171113_PBpolish2nd_filt_p 000544F, whole genome shotgun sequence genomic window:
- the LOC103710038 gene encoding uncharacterized protein LOC103710038: MLQGATPLETAAQLGYAVELYFDPALENQVLKAWNVLARRQISTQLIEMAARPHLTLLSSPSLDPLKIHSALRSLASRLDPLPLSLSSVGAFPSSSSSDAPGSGGGGVLFLAPTPSSALLHVHSQLCDALKKEGVELPEEFRPDAWVPHCSVAQDVPRSRMAEAFCILRDLKLPVSGYAMDIGLVEFSPVREIFFFPLGSAPDA, from the coding sequence ATGTTGCAGGGTGCAACGCCGCTGGAGACGGCGGCGCAGCTGGGGTACGCGGTGGAGCTGTATTTCGATCCGGCGCTGGAAAACCAGGTGCTTAAGGCGTGGAACGTGCTGGCCCGGCGGCAGATCAGCACCCAGCTTATCGAGATGGCCGCCCGGCCCCACCTCACTCTCCTCTCTTCCCCCTCTCTCGACCCCCTCAAGATCCATTCTGCCCTGCGCTCCCTCGCCTCCCGCCTCGACCCCCTCCCTCTATCCCTCTCCTCCGTCGGTGCCTTCCCTTCGTCTTCCTCCTCCGACGCCccgggcagcggcggcggcggagtccTCTTCCTCGCTCCCACCCCCTCATCTGCCCTCCTCCACGTCCACTCCCAGCTTTGCGACGCCCTCAAGAAGGAAGGGGTGGAGTTGCCCGAGGAATTCCGGCCCGATGCTTGGGTCCCCCACTGCTCCGTGGCCCAGGACGTCCCCAGAAGCCGGATGGCTGAGGCCTTCTGCATCCTCCGCGACCTCAAGCTCCCCGTTTCTGGCTACGCCATGGATATCGGCCTCGTGGAATTCTCGCCTGTCCGGgagatcttcttcttccctctcggaaGCGCCCCTGATGCCTAG